A single Pirellulales bacterium DNA region contains:
- a CDS encoding cytochrome c oxidase assembly factor Coa1 family protein, whose product MSTVQNTAPQSATPASKPWVARHKLLTIFGLLIVAAVVAFYFLGWPLMKWRFHALFVSSLDEIRKSPVAVQRLGEPISVPVLPFPSGYVSQEGDRGEAKFFFSVVGSKDKAQASSLLRMVNGQWGFTQLVLEFPDKQKLDLATAIQERAGNDTPKFDPNAKPPDVKAPNLPVDITLPDIPGSGQK is encoded by the coding sequence ATGTCTACGGTTCAAAATACGGCCCCCCAATCCGCCACGCCCGCCTCTAAACCGTGGGTTGCCCGGCATAAGTTGCTGACAATTTTCGGACTGCTAATCGTCGCCGCTGTGGTGGCATTTTATTTTCTGGGCTGGCCGCTGATGAAGTGGCGCTTCCACGCACTATTTGTGTCTTCGCTCGACGAAATCCGGAAAAGTCCGGTCGCCGTCCAGCGGTTGGGGGAACCTATTAGCGTACCGGTATTGCCGTTTCCGTCCGGCTATGTCTCCCAAGAAGGGGATCGGGGCGAAGCAAAATTCTTTTTTTCCGTCGTCGGCTCCAAAGATAAAGCGCAGGCCTCCTCGCTGCTAAGAATGGTTAACGGCCAATGGGGTTTCACGCAGTTGGTATTGGAATTCCCCGATAAGCAAAAGCTCGATCTGGCCACGGCCATTCAGGAGCGCGCCGGCAACGATACTCCCAAGTTCGATCCCAATGCCAAGCCGCCGGACGTGAAAGCGCCTAATCTGCCGGTGGACATTACCCTGCCAGATATCCCCGGGTCTGGCCAAAAATAG
- a CDS encoding PGPGW domain-containing protein gives MILEIARNVTDWFAHHPWVFGLLMSLSLLTVLATLVIVPWAIVRIPPDYFAHRRCAQMRWEKLHPTVRLAVFTAKNLLGLALLLAGVIMALPLVPGPGILTVLLGLALLDLPGKRAVERWIVAQPAVFASLNKLRAKYGQPPLAKPD, from the coding sequence ATGATACTGGAAATTGCCAGGAATGTAACCGACTGGTTCGCCCACCATCCCTGGGTGTTTGGGCTGCTGATGAGTTTATCGCTGTTGACGGTGCTGGCTACCCTGGTCATCGTTCCGTGGGCGATTGTGCGGATTCCGCCCGATTATTTCGCGCATCGTCGTTGTGCGCAAATGCGGTGGGAAAAACTGCATCCTACCGTGCGGCTGGCGGTCTTTACGGCCAAGAATTTGTTGGGCTTGGCGTTACTTTTGGCCGGTGTGATCATGGCGTTGCCGTTGGTGCCTGGTCCTGGAATTTTGACGGTGTTGCTGGGGCTAGCACTTTTGGATTTGCCAGGCAAACGTGCCGTGGAACGCTGGATTGTCGCGCAGCCGGCGGTGTTTGCATCGCTGAACAAGCTGCGCGCCAAGTACGGCCAACCGCCGCTGGCAAAGCCCGATTGA